The genomic interval GTAGTTAACATGAATGTTCAATTACTAGTTTTAATTGAAGTTAACTACTACGTTAGGCAGGCTACCTTGCCTCGTTACAAAAGCTAACAAGTATACAAAAATACAGCTATGCTAACAACACTGGTGGTAGCTTCCGAGCTTTCTgcagttaaaatgtatttcattatcTCCCCTTCTCATTTCGTTTGTGAACTGTCTTGCCCTAGGCTTAAAAAACGAGGACATAGCCCACCCAGACTACACACCCTCGCTGTTCCCacataaaaagacaaagttTCCCAAGTCAGTACTTCAGAGgctggagagaaggaggaagcgTGAGTGTGTTCAGTCTGCCCAACCAGAATCCCCAACATCAGAGGCCCCAGCACCAGAAGCACTGGCACCACAATCTCCAACATCAGAGGCCCCAGTTCCAGAAGCACCGGCACCACAATCTCCAACATCAGAGGCCCCAGCACCAGAAGCACCGGCACCACAATCCCCAACATCAGAGGACCAGGCATCAGAACCCCTGGTACCAGAATCCCCAACATCAGAAGCTTTCTTACCTCTTCAGGATTTAGAGAGAAAACAACTTAATGAGGAAATTTATAAtttaagaagagaaagagatgagGCCATGAAAGAGCGAGATGAAGCCATCAGAGAATTGAAGACGTTGAAATTTTCGGTAAACACTGTAAGAGaaaatgacattaaatgtaAACTCATGACAGGCCTGTCATGGACAGTATTTGACACTCTTCATCAGTACCTGGTACAGTTTGTAAAGGTACAGAAAACATCCAAGCTGTCAACACAAGACCAGCTCTTTATTACTCTGGTGAAACTACGGCAGAACCCCTCAACCgatttgatgtgtggaatatTTGACCTGGCACATAGCACTTTCCTTGACGTGTTCTCCCGCTGGTTGGATTTGATGTACGCCAAAAtttcttttttgattaaatggcCTGATAGAGAGTGTATCAGAAGCACAGTACCAGCAGAGGTTCTCTTCCAGTACCCTAGAGTGA from Sparus aurata chromosome 7, fSpaAur1.1, whole genome shotgun sequence carries:
- the LOC115584655 gene encoding uncharacterized protein LOC115584655 isoform X2 encodes the protein MPRSCCVPFCTTNKLKNPHLKFYILPNRSTEPRRRTRWLQAIRREDEFGHLWDPKSKHVYVCSQHFITGLKNEDIAHPDYTPSLFPHKKTKFPKSVLQRLERRRKRECVQSAQPESPTSEAPAPEALAPQSPTSEAPVPEAPAPQSPTSEAPAPEAPAPQSPTSEDQASEPLVPESPTSEAFLPLQDLERKQLNEEIYNLRRERDEAMKERDEAIRELKTLKFSVNTVRENDIKCKLMTGLSWTVFDTLHQYLVQFVKVQKTSKLSTQDQLFITLVKLRQNPSTDLMCGIFDLAHSTFLDVFSRWLDLMYAKISFLIKWPDRECIRSTVPAEVLFQYPRVTAIIDCFEIRIEHSKKLKTRAITYSKYKNWTTVKYFIACHPSGSITYLSKGWGGRASDVHIVRNSDFLSQKFHHSGDQLITPSFTRGRKQLSAEDVANSRVTSNIRIHIERVIGALKSRYHILDGPLPLRLVKRLQDERQKREEAMIDRIVHVCAALMNLSGSVMYNRHRI
- the LOC115584655 gene encoding uncharacterized protein LOC115584655 isoform X1, whose translation is MPRSCCVPFCTTNKLKNPHLKFYILPNRSTEPRRRTRWLQAIRREDEFGHLWDPKSKHVYVCSQHFITGLKNEDIAHPDYTPSLFPHKKTKFPKSVLQRLERRRKRECVQSAQPESPTSEAPAPEALAPQSPTSEAPVPEAPAPQSPTSEAPAPEAPAPQSPTSEDQASEPLVPESPTSEAFLPLQDLERKQLNEEIYNLRRERDEAMKERDEAIRELKTLKFSVNTVRENDIKCKLMTGLSWTVFDTLHQYLVQFVKVQKTSKLSTQDQLFITLVKLRQNPSTDLMCGIFDLAHSTFLDVFSRWLDLMYAKISFLIKWPDRECIRSTVPAEVLFQYPRVTAIIDCFEIRIEHSKKLKTRAITYSKYKNWTTVKYFIACHPSGSITYLSKGWGGRASDVHIVRNSDFLSQKFHHSGDQILADRGFTLKDDFAVLGAQLITPSFTRGRKQLSAEDVANSRVTSNIRIHIERVIGALKSRYHILDGPLPLRLVKRLQDERQKREEAMIDRIVHVCAALMNLSGSVMYNRHRI